The Planctomycetia bacterium genome window below encodes:
- a CDS encoding fumarylacetoacetate hydrolase family protein, which translates to MKFVSYQSPTGARAAALQNGRYVDLNAVDPTLPATLKELIALGPAGVARAAKAAQNGAPLPDGIRLLAPIPDPQKVICVGLNYADHAKESGVAPPDEPVFFSKFPTAVCAPHDPIVLPKASTQVDYEAELVVVIGRGGKNISRADALSHVAGYCPGHDVSARDWQLNKPGKQWLLGKTFDTFAPFGPTLTTPDEAGDPNNLRIQLRLNGTTMQDSSTTQLIFKIDELVAYISNVVTLLPGDIIFTGTPPGVGMARKPPVFLQPGDVVEVEIENLGTLSNPCVAS; encoded by the coding sequence GTGAAGTTCGTCAGCTATCAGAGCCCGACCGGGGCGCGTGCCGCGGCGTTGCAAAACGGCCGTTACGTCGATCTTAACGCCGTCGACCCGACCCTTCCGGCCACGCTGAAGGAGCTGATCGCGCTCGGTCCGGCAGGAGTTGCACGGGCCGCGAAAGCGGCTCAAAACGGGGCTCCGCTCCCCGACGGCATTCGCTTGCTCGCCCCGATTCCCGACCCGCAAAAGGTGATTTGCGTCGGTCTGAATTATGCCGACCACGCGAAGGAAAGCGGCGTGGCCCCTCCCGACGAGCCGGTCTTCTTCAGCAAGTTTCCGACCGCGGTTTGCGCGCCGCACGACCCGATCGTGCTGCCGAAGGCGAGCACGCAAGTCGATTACGAAGCGGAGTTGGTCGTCGTGATCGGCCGCGGCGGAAAGAATATCTCCCGCGCCGACGCACTGTCGCACGTCGCCGGATACTGCCCGGGCCACGATGTATCGGCTCGCGATTGGCAGCTCAATAAGCCCGGCAAACAATGGCTGCTCGGCAAGACCTTCGACACGTTCGCCCCCTTCGGGCCGACCCTCACGACGCCCGACGAAGCCGGCGACCCGAACAACTTGCGAATTCAACTTCGGCTCAACGGCACGACGATGCAAGACTCGAGCACGACGCAACTCATCTTCAAAATCGATGAGCTCGTGGCGTACATCTCGAACGTCGTGACGCTGCTGCCGGGCGACATCATCTTCACCGGCACGCCGCCGGGAGTCGGCATGGCGCGGAAGCCGCCGGTATTCCTGCAGCCGGGCGATGTCGTAGAAGTCGAGATCGAGAACTTGGGCACGTTGTCGAACCCTTGCGTGGCGTCCTAG
- a CDS encoding diguanylate cyclase, with product MDNRQSSPLSTPPERVAADAVSASAEGRLAQLSTLMEDLHEGEQEVVGRPTIVDSFETESTLVQARLGIGSSLYAALRWKHEPTAQHCLRVALCCSGWAEMMTLPSTLRDELELAALLHDVGKIGVLDSILAKPGKFSPQEAAIMDCQWLMGEQILRSCSASNGVIDIIRYARGWFDGKRGDCDLAGDELPLGSRMLAIVDAFDSMTTDHVFRRAMSVQRAFDELFRCAGTQFDPDLVTVFSKLFEKDPLAMQLIAGNRWLADLDPNIVQGQYRRGRVQAPMGPLSTESIFQTKMLDSMHDAVIFVDAYLKVLYWNQGAERLTGISGKSMVSRNFVPSLLKLCDEREKTIAEHECPVAQAVAGGTQWLRRLHISGRGGKPLAVDVHAIPVLDAAGIIAGATLLLHDVSSEISLEQRCQNLHDLATRDALTQVANRAEFDRVLKEFVLAHRETKRPCSLIMTDIDRFKTINDTYGHQAGDHIIQAVAHLLKTFCRSGDLVARYGGEEFVLLCADCDNATAAQRAEEVRVAFGMMKHESLGQRCVTSSFGVTEVQPGDTPETMLRRADRALFTAKETGRNRVVQLGVGGDAQGAEDDPKITASSRKRLAGNMLLKREMTSDSPLERNVEKLKGFVADHHAEIVLADRSRVQLRIGGDRGGPLFKRQSDRSIRLIIDLGIHEESFAPESNPRAVFKRTRITVMISPVKSRERRTTAALERARQLVASLRSYLMAIDVDGVEAVTEDESGGIWQSIRNLFGGAAAAREVEEADDAAR from the coding sequence ATGGACAACCGTCAATCTAGCCCGCTCTCGACGCCGCCTGAGCGCGTCGCCGCCGATGCTGTTTCAGCATCGGCCGAGGGCCGGCTCGCGCAGTTGTCGACGCTCATGGAGGATCTCCACGAAGGCGAGCAAGAGGTTGTCGGCCGTCCGACGATCGTCGATTCGTTCGAGACCGAAAGCACGCTCGTGCAAGCCCGGCTCGGCATCGGCAGCAGTCTTTATGCGGCTCTGCGTTGGAAGCACGAACCGACGGCTCAACACTGCCTTCGCGTTGCGCTTTGCTGCTCCGGTTGGGCCGAGATGATGACGTTGCCGTCGACGCTTCGCGACGAGCTCGAGTTGGCGGCGCTCTTACACGACGTCGGCAAGATCGGCGTGCTCGACTCGATTCTCGCCAAGCCCGGCAAGTTCAGCCCGCAAGAAGCGGCGATCATGGACTGCCAATGGCTCATGGGCGAGCAGATCCTACGGAGCTGCAGCGCCTCGAACGGCGTGATCGACATCATTCGTTACGCTCGCGGTTGGTTCGACGGCAAGCGCGGCGATTGCGATCTCGCCGGCGACGAACTTCCGCTCGGTTCGCGCATGCTGGCGATCGTCGACGCGTTCGACTCGATGACGACCGATCATGTGTTTCGCCGGGCGATGTCGGTGCAACGTGCGTTCGACGAGCTCTTCCGTTGTGCCGGCACGCAGTTCGATCCGGACCTCGTGACCGTCTTCAGTAAATTGTTCGAGAAAGATCCGTTGGCGATGCAGCTCATCGCCGGCAATCGGTGGCTCGCCGACCTCGACCCGAACATTGTGCAGGGGCAATATCGCCGCGGCCGCGTTCAAGCGCCGATGGGCCCGCTGTCGACCGAATCGATCTTCCAGACGAAAATGCTCGACTCGATGCACGACGCCGTGATCTTCGTCGACGCTTATCTCAAGGTTCTCTATTGGAACCAAGGGGCTGAGCGTTTGACCGGCATTTCGGGCAAGAGCATGGTCTCGCGCAACTTCGTACCTAGCTTGCTGAAGCTGTGCGATGAGCGAGAAAAAACGATCGCGGAGCATGAGTGCCCGGTCGCGCAGGCGGTCGCCGGCGGAACGCAGTGGCTACGCCGACTCCATATTTCCGGCCGTGGCGGTAAGCCACTCGCGGTCGATGTGCATGCCATTCCCGTGCTCGACGCCGCGGGCATCATCGCCGGCGCCACACTCCTGCTGCACGACGTCTCGTCCGAGATTTCGCTCGAACAACGCTGCCAGAACCTCCACGATCTCGCCACGCGCGACGCGCTGACGCAAGTCGCCAACCGGGCCGAGTTCGATCGCGTGCTCAAGGAATTCGTCTTAGCGCACCGCGAAACGAAGCGGCCTTGCAGCTTGATCATGACCGACATCGATCGGTTCAAGACGATCAACGATACCTACGGCCACCAGGCCGGCGATCATATCATTCAGGCCGTTGCCCACTTGCTGAAAACCTTCTGCCGCTCCGGCGACTTGGTCGCCCGTTACGGCGGTGAAGAGTTCGTCCTCTTGTGCGCCGACTGCGACAACGCTACCGCCGCACAGCGCGCCGAAGAAGTTCGGGTCGCGTTCGGCATGATGAAACACGAATCGCTCGGCCAGCGCTGCGTCACCTCGAGCTTCGGCGTCACCGAAGTGCAGCCCGGCGACACGCCGGAAACGATGCTTCGGCGGGCCGATCGCGCGCTGTTCACCGCCAAAGAGACGGGCCGCAACCGAGTCGTGCAGCTCGGCGTCGGCGGCGACGCTCAAGGAGCCGAAGACGATCCGAAGATCACGGCTTCGTCGCGCAAGCGGCTTGCCGGCAACATGCTCTTGAAGCGCGAGATGACCAGCGATTCGCCGCTGGAACGGAATGTCGAGAAGCTTAAGGGCTTCGTCGCCGACCATCACGCCGAGATCGTGTTGGCCGATCGGAGCCGTGTGCAATTGCGGATCGGCGGCGATCGGGGCGGGCCCCTCTTCAAGCGCCAAAGCGATCGCTCGATTCGCTTGATTATCGATTTAGGAATCCACGAAGAGTCGTTCGCACCAGAAAGCAATCCGCGCGCCGTCTTCAAACGGACCCGGATCACGGTAATGATCAGCCCGGTGAAGAGCCGCGAACGACGCACGACCGCCGCGCTCGAACGAGCCCGACAGTTGGTCGCTAGCTTGCGTTCGTACCTGATGGCGATCGACGTCGACGGCGTCGAAGCGGTGACGGAAGACGAATCGGGCGGGATCTGGCAAAGCATCCGCAATCTGTTCGGCGGAGCGGCGGCGGCTCGGGAAGTGGAAGAAGCGGACGACGCAGCCCGGTAA
- a CDS encoding superoxide dismutase: MAYTLPALPYPFNALEPSIDAKTMEIHHGKHHQAYITNVNNAIQGTAFDNLPVEELVAKIDTVPENIRGVVRNNGGGHANHSLFWTVMGPGAGGEPSGALADAIAKDVGGFAKFKEDFSKAALTRFGSGWAWLSVDKSKKLVVESTPNQDSPLMHGNTPLLGLDVWEHAYYLNYQNRRADYIAAFFNVVNWKAVAERYAAATK; the protein is encoded by the coding sequence ATGGCCTACACACTGCCCGCTCTGCCGTATCCGTTCAACGCCCTCGAGCCCAGCATCGACGCGAAGACGATGGAGATCCATCACGGCAAACATCATCAAGCGTATATCACGAACGTGAACAACGCGATTCAAGGAACTGCGTTCGACAATCTGCCGGTCGAAGAGCTCGTCGCCAAGATCGACACCGTGCCGGAAAACATCCGCGGCGTGGTGCGCAACAACGGCGGCGGACACGCGAATCACTCGCTCTTCTGGACCGTAATGGGCCCGGGCGCCGGCGGCGAGCCGAGCGGCGCGCTGGCCGATGCGATCGCGAAAGATGTCGGCGGCTTCGCGAAGTTCAAGGAAGACTTCTCCAAGGCCGCGCTCACGCGCTTCGGCAGCGGTTGGGCATGGCTCAGCGTCGACAAGTCGAAGAAGCTCGTCGTCGAAAGCACGCCGAACCAAGACAGCCCGCTGATGCACGGCAACACGCCGCTCTTGGGCCTCGACGTGTGGGAACACGCCTACTATCTGAACTATCAAAACCGTCGGGCCGACTACATCGCCGCGTTCTTCAACGTGGTGAATTGGAAGGCCGTCGCCGAACGCTACGCCGCCGCTACCAAGTAG
- a CDS encoding tRNA-dihydrouridine synthase family protein, protein MKIGRIAVAHPFLLAPMEEHTNFPFRMQMKKHGAALVCTERVDGADVAARDRRALRLLYTMPGESPRVGQISGREPAMMAEAARVVEEHHFDGVDLNFECPIRRLVGRGEGGALLGDPPAIGAIVEAVVRAVSIPVTLKIRSGPDAATETAVEVTQRAEQAGASAVEVHCRSVQQAYVGGPDWQVVARAKQAATIPVFGSGGVREAADAVRFLRESGADGVGIGRGCLGNPWLFAQCRALWLGGSMPKPPSAQERGRAALEIFEEEIKIYGQALALRRLPRVSCYYAKFVADFAGFKTAVQKVRNTADFRTLVRTHFV, encoded by the coding sequence ATGAAGATCGGGCGCATCGCGGTTGCGCATCCGTTTCTGCTCGCTCCGATGGAGGAGCACACCAACTTTCCGTTTCGCATGCAGATGAAGAAGCACGGCGCAGCGCTCGTCTGCACCGAGCGGGTCGACGGCGCCGATGTCGCGGCCCGCGATCGAAGAGCCCTGCGGCTCCTCTATACGATGCCGGGAGAGTCGCCGCGCGTCGGACAAATCAGCGGGCGCGAACCGGCGATGATGGCCGAAGCGGCGCGCGTCGTCGAAGAACATCACTTCGACGGCGTCGATCTCAACTTCGAGTGCCCGATCCGGCGGCTGGTCGGGCGCGGGGAAGGAGGAGCCCTGCTAGGCGATCCGCCGGCGATCGGAGCGATCGTCGAAGCGGTCGTGCGGGCCGTTTCCATTCCGGTCACGCTCAAGATCCGCAGCGGACCCGACGCCGCCACGGAGACCGCCGTGGAAGTGACGCAACGGGCCGAGCAAGCCGGAGCGTCGGCCGTCGAGGTGCATTGTCGGAGCGTGCAGCAGGCGTATGTCGGAGGGCCGGATTGGCAAGTCGTGGCGCGAGCCAAACAAGCGGCGACGATCCCGGTGTTCGGCAGCGGCGGCGTGCGCGAAGCGGCGGACGCCGTCCGGTTTCTACGCGAGAGCGGAGCCGACGGCGTCGGCATCGGGCGCGGCTGCCTCGGGAATCCGTGGCTGTTCGCTCAATGCCGTGCGTTGTGGCTCGGTGGAAGTATGCCGAAGCCGCCGAGCGCGCAAGAGCGCGGCCGAGCCGCACTCGAGATCTTCGAAGAAGAAATCAAAATCTACGGCCAAGCGCTGGCGCTACGCCGGTTGCCGCGCGTGAGCTGTTACTACGCGAAGTTCGTCGCCGACTTCGCCGGCTTCAAGACCGCCGTGCAGAAGGTGCGCAACACGGCCGATTTTCGGACGTTGGTGCGCACGCATTTCGTGTAG